ACGAAGGTTCACTTGAAGGATGCAGAAGCATTTATGGATACGTCCAAATTTGCAGCGACTAATGctaaaaatttgaaattcgATGATATGGGAATATCGTTGAGTCAGAAGGATTTTCTCTCTCGTTTAAGAAGCTACTTGAACCCCAACGAGGCAACAGTGGAAGATGATTATGAAGGTGATTATAATGAAACGAGTACTAAGGAAGATACCTTCAATTCTTATAACTGGCTTAAGTTAGGTGCTTTATATTGCTCGGTAAGTAATAAGGCAGTTGTTACAGACTCTCTTTACGGACCTTTGGAAACggaaagaagaaagcaGTTAGGGAGGACAAGAAATATAGACGATACGAAAAACTATCTTTCAACGACGGCTCAGCTGGTTCAAGCTAATGATATATCAGGAAATGAAGAACAGAATACGGCTCATATGGTTAAAAATGTATATAAAACTTTCgttcaaaagaaagatgatgCTGGGGttaacttcttcaaattttttattaacCCTAATTCATTTGCTCagtcaattgaaaatctaTTCTTTACAAGTTTTCTTATCAAAGATGCGAGATTAAAATTGTACCTAAATGATGAAGGAATACCGATTGTTCAAACTGTTAACCCACAGGAATACGAAGTCAGTCAATTAAACCCTTCTAATGGAGAATCAAATCACCATATTGCAACATTTGATTATAAAACCTGGCAAGGTTTGATAAAGAGATTCAACATAACAGAGTCTTATTTAGATACCAGACCTGAAGCAGATGATACGTACTCATCTAGtgacgatgatgaaattaatgaataatgctTAATAAACAATTGATTTGCTATGTacatataaatttatagaTCTAAATTTcgtattttattaatttcttcatcattcaattgaaCCCACCCGTCAACTTTCAATAACTCATCCATTGGCCATTTTCTAATTggcaaaatattcaagtcGGATTTAACTTTtagattttcaaatatttcaataccTGCAACCCCTATCATAATGGCATTGTCAGTACATAATGCTAAATCGGGAAAATGGAAATTAAGAATATGCGATTCTGATTCTTTAGTCAAGCTTCTGTAATTTAAATTGTTATGAAGTTTATTTCTTAATCGTTGATTCGATGCAACTCCTCCTGAACAAATAAAGTCTTGAACACCCTTAAATTTTCCATCTGCTTTCGTGTAGTTTATTGTATCAATCCCGTGTTTAATCAATGCGATATTTATTCTGTTAACCATATGGTCAAGAACCAATTCTTGAAGCTTAAATGCAATGAACATTTTTGTCATCtcatcaaaatctttaccgttaaaatattttgtcCTGTAACCTTGAATTGTACTCAAAAATGatgcaaaagaaaattctAACTTTTCGGGAATTTTTAGGTGCTTGGGACTTCTTAGAGGGAGAGAAAGCTGAAATTTAAACTCATTATCTCTTGACTTTGTATCTGTGTTttcgaatttttttttcaagtcCTCAGGAATGGCTTTGACGTAGCTTTCTAATTCCTTTCCCAACATATTTCCTACTAAACCCAACTCCCTGGCACACTTGTCGATAGAATCACCGGCCGCAATATCCACCGTATCAATGATTATCTCATGCTCAGTGAGAGATTTCAGAAGTACGAGCATGGTATGGCCCCCACTACAAAGTAGACTTAAAAATGGATATTTAGGTGCCTCCATTTCGGGTTGTTGACTCTTTGGTAAATTTGCTATCAAAATATGCCCCAACATATGATGGACTCCTATCAATGGCTTATTCCAACTTACTGAAAGTCCCTTTGCAAATTGTAAACTAGCACTCAACGAGCCTACCATACCAGGACCTCGCGTGCAACATATCAAATCTGGTGGTGAAGTTGAATTAAGATTGTGTTTCTTACAGAATTTAGCTACCAAATTTGCAATCGTAAATTGATGAAACTCGTGTGCATCTGTGGGAATAATTCCACCAGTCCCAGATGAGTTCAATGTCTCTTTAAATTGGTCTATAACCTTTGGTGCTTGa
This is a stretch of genomic DNA from Debaryomyces hansenii CBS767 chromosome G complete sequence. It encodes these proteins:
- a CDS encoding DEHA2G22044p (similar to CA1228|IPF16081 Candida albicans IPF16081) — encoded protein: MSSTKLEPTNEISNAVPSNGLINNLENNGDESTSDSDENSYDSSSDESLDNGEPVRKIQKTDKNTLMNRYEFLKSKMRDENSEAHKGEATTLVLDHLRELKVIYEIVQKEHNRDTKVHLKDAEAFMDTSKFAATNAKNLKFDDMGISLSQKDFLSRLRSYLNPNEATVEDDYEGDYNETSTKEDTFNSYNWLKLGALYCSVSNKAVVTDSLYGPLETERRKQLGRTRNIDDTKNYLSTTAQSVQANDISGNEEQNTAHMVKNVYKTFVQKKDDAGVNFFKFFINPNSFAQSIENLFFTSFLIKDARLKLYLNDEGIPIVQTVNPQEYEVSQLNPSNGESNHHIATFDYKTWQGLIKRFNITESYLDTRPEADDTYSSSDDDEINE
- a CDS encoding DEHA2G22066p (similar to uniprot|P43122 Saccharomyces cerevisiae YDL104C QRI7), with translation MIRSSISRGILPRRIGGYYGGRCYMVLALESSCDDACVALLDKYSKDQAPKVIDQFKETLNSSGTGGIIPTDAHEFHQFTIANLVAKFCKKHNLNSTSPPDLICCTRGPGMVGSLSASLQFAKGLSVSWNKPLIGVHHMLGHILIANLPKSQQPEMEAPKYPFLSLLCSGGHTMLVLSKSLTEHEIIIDTVDIAAGDSIDKCARELGLVGNMLGKELESYVKAIPEDLKKKFENTDTKSRDNEFKFQLSLPLRSPKHLKIPEKLEFSFASFLSTIQGYRTKYFNGKDFDEMTKMFIAFKLQELVLDHMVNRINIALIKHGIDTINYTKADGKFKGVQDFICSGGVASNQRLRNKLHNNLNYRSLTKESESHILNFHFPDLALCTDNAIMIGVAGIEIFENLKVKSDLNILPIRKWPMDELLKVDGWVQLNDEEINKIRNLDL